From one Desulfovibrio litoralis DSM 11393 genomic stretch:
- a CDS encoding AIR synthase-related protein has protein sequence MLWRLELGTKNGVEDVMGKKAALSVDKALGIKIKDARLVKVYTIEGVENNVAEKIKKEAMLHDTVLQEASLKPYNYDADWVLEVGFRPGVTDNEGRTAKETLAMVLGVPRNKIQVYASNQYHFFSTPEHKITKEEIQKIAEKLFCNELIQRYSLKSKEEWNKTPGFEAKAAQVTGNPSDEVVTIEFSKMNDAELMNFSRSNTLALSLEELKAIKAYYANPEVKEQRKNDRLPLDPTDAEIEVLAQTWSEHCKHKIFSAFIEYEDKENGTKRNINSLYKSCIQNTTKQIRERLGKNDYCRSVFKDNAGVVAFNDDYDLCIKVETHNSPSALDPYGGALTGIVGVNRDPMGTGMGAELICNTDVFCFASPFYKGELPPRLLHPRRVMEGVREGVEHGGNKSGIPTVNGAVVFDERYLGKPLVYCGTIGIMPKTLNGQPGHYKKALVGDAIVMVGGRIGKDGIHGATFSSEELHEGSPATAVQIGDPIVQRKMYDFIIKARNMGLYNAITDNGAGGLSSSVGEMAGDTGGCKLNLANAPLKYDGLKPWEILLSEAQERMTLAVPQTKLKEFLKLAQQMDVEATSLGEFTDSGYFEVSFNDKKVAKLQMAFMHDGVPQLKLKATWEKPKSIDSEMCVKCLTMGKVSHNDLLLNLLGRLNICSKEYMIRQYDHEVKGGSVVKPLVGVKRDAPADAAVVRPVLAETKGMVISNGICPKFSDYDSYWMMANAIDEAVRNAVAVGAKPDQLAGVDNFCWCDPVESERTPDGQYKLAQLVRANEALRDFCLGFSVPCVSGKDSMKNDYMGGGQKISIPPTVLFSVLGIIDDVNKAVTSDFKQADDSIYILGLTKRELAGSEVASELGFKEGVVPEVDLLSAKQRYESLYQAIQKGLVTAAHDLSDGGLGVALAEMAVGGRLGVDVNIALMPCMGCETKGEMLYSESASRLLVSVKPENAKAFEALFAGQYFAKIGKVTKSNFIVKSDMNALINLEVEQLAKAFKQTLNW, from the coding sequence ATGCTCTGGCGTTTAGAATTAGGCACAAAAAACGGCGTTGAAGATGTTATGGGGAAAAAAGCTGCTTTATCTGTTGATAAAGCTCTTGGTATAAAAATAAAAGATGCACGCTTGGTAAAAGTTTATACTATCGAAGGCGTTGAAAATAACGTAGCGGAAAAGATCAAAAAAGAAGCTATGTTACATGATACTGTTTTACAAGAGGCTTCTTTAAAACCTTATAATTATGATGCCGATTGGGTGCTTGAAGTCGGATTTCGCCCCGGAGTAACCGATAACGAAGGGCGTACTGCAAAAGAAACCCTCGCTATGGTTTTAGGCGTTCCACGCAATAAAATACAGGTTTATGCCTCAAATCAATATCACTTTTTTTCAACACCGGAACATAAAATAACCAAAGAAGAAATTCAAAAAATCGCAGAAAAACTTTTTTGCAACGAATTAATTCAGCGTTATTCCCTAAAAAGCAAAGAAGAATGGAATAAAACCCCCGGTTTTGAAGCAAAAGCCGCACAAGTAACAGGCAACCCCAGCGACGAAGTTGTTACTATTGAATTTTCAAAAATGAATGATGCGGAATTAATGAACTTTAGTCGTAGCAATACGTTGGCTCTTTCTTTAGAAGAATTAAAAGCGATTAAAGCATATTACGCCAACCCCGAAGTAAAAGAACAACGCAAAAACGACAGACTGCCTCTTGATCCAACTGATGCCGAAATTGAAGTTTTAGCTCAAACTTGGTCAGAACATTGTAAACATAAAATCTTTTCGGCTTTTATAGAATATGAAGATAAAGAAAACGGCACAAAACGCAATATTAACAGCCTTTATAAAAGCTGTATTCAAAACACTACAAAACAAATTAGAGAAAGACTCGGGAAAAACGATTATTGTCGTTCCGTGTTTAAAGATAACGCAGGGGTAGTCGCCTTTAACGACGATTATGACTTATGTATTAAAGTAGAAACTCATAACTCCCCCTCTGCTCTTGACCCATATGGTGGAGCTTTAACCGGTATTGTCGGCGTAAACCGCGACCCGATGGGAACAGGAATGGGTGCAGAGCTTATCTGTAATACTGATGTTTTTTGTTTCGCCTCGCCTTTTTACAAAGGTGAATTGCCTCCTCGCCTTTTACACCCAAGAAGAGTAATGGAGGGCGTAAGAGAAGGCGTTGAACACGGCGGAAACAAAAGTGGAATTCCAACCGTAAACGGAGCTGTGGTTTTTGACGAGCGTTATCTCGGAAAACCCTTGGTTTATTGTGGAACTATCGGAATAATGCCAAAAACTTTAAATGGACAACCCGGGCATTATAAAAAAGCTTTGGTGGGTGATGCCATTGTGATGGTAGGCGGACGTATAGGCAAAGACGGAATTCACGGTGCAACCTTTTCTTCGGAAGAGCTTCACGAAGGTTCACCGGCAACCGCCGTACAAATTGGCGACCCGATTGTACAACGCAAAATGTATGATTTTATAATAAAAGCCAGAAATATGGGCTTATATAACGCCATAACCGATAACGGAGCAGGCGGTTTATCCTCTTCCGTAGGTGAAATGGCAGGAGATACGGGCGGCTGTAAATTAAACTTGGCAAACGCACCATTAAAATATGACGGACTCAAACCTTGGGAGATTTTACTTTCAGAGGCTCAAGAACGCATGACTTTAGCGGTTCCTCAAACTAAACTGAAAGAATTTTTGAAATTAGCCCAACAAATGGACGTTGAAGCAACCAGCCTCGGTGAATTTACCGATTCCGGTTACTTTGAAGTTTCATTTAACGATAAAAAAGTTGCCAAGTTGCAAATGGCATTTATGCATGACGGAGTTCCACAGCTTAAATTAAAAGCCACTTGGGAAAAGCCAAAAAGTATTGATTCCGAAATGTGTGTAAAATGTCTGACTATGGGCAAAGTTTCGCATAATGATTTACTGCTCAATCTACTTGGGCGTTTAAATATTTGTAGTAAAGAATACATGATTCGCCAATATGACCATGAAGTAAAAGGCGGAAGCGTCGTTAAACCTTTGGTCGGAGTAAAAAGAGATGCCCCGGCTGATGCGGCTGTTGTGCGTCCTGTGCTTGCTGAAACAAAAGGAATGGTTATTTCCAACGGAATTTGTCCAAAATTTAGCGATTATGATAGCTATTGGATGATGGCAAACGCTATTGACGAAGCGGTGCGTAATGCTGTTGCTGTGGGTGCAAAACCCGATCAGCTCGCCGGCGTAGATAACTTTTGTTGGTGTGATCCTGTTGAAAGCGAACGTACGCCAGACGGACAGTATAAACTTGCCCAACTTGTAAGAGCAAACGAGGCGTTAAGAGATTTTTGTCTTGGCTTTAGCGTTCCTTGTGTTTCGGGTAAAGACTCAATGAAAAACGATTACATGGGCGGCGGACAAAAAATATCAATTCCTCCGACGGTATTGTTTTCTGTCTTGGGTATTATTGATGATGTAAACAAGGCGGTTACTAGCGACTTTAAGCAAGCTGATGACTCTATTTATATTTTGGGTCTGACGAAACGTGAACTTGCCGGTTCTGAAGTTGCTTCCGAACTCGGCTTTAAAGAAGGCGTAGTACCTGAAGTTGATTTGTTAAGTGCAAAACAACGTTATGAAAGTTTGTATCAAGCCATTCAAAAAGGCTTGGTAACAGCAGCCCACGACCTCTCTGACGGAGGACTCGGCGTAGCCTTGGCAGAAATGGCTGTTGGCGGACGTTTAGGCGTAGATGTCAATATTGCTCTTATGCCGTGTATGGGGTGCGAGACAAAAGGCGAAATGCTCTATAGCGAAAGTGCCAGCCGCCTTTTGGTAAGCGTGAAACCTGAAAACGCCAAAGCCTTTGAAGCTCTCTTTGCAGGGCAATATTTCGCTAAAATCGGTAAAGTAACAAAGTCTAACTTTATCGTAAAAAGCGATATGAACGCCTTAATTAACCTTGAAGTTGAACAATTGGCAAAAGCCTTTAAGCAAACGCTAAATTGGTAA
- a CDS encoding dihydroorotate dehydrogenase electron transfer subunit — protein MMNTQACQELKVLDLVQFGQNSGGAKFFALRLSSPLQGTQPQGTSSQANQPQAGNVWEKWKPGQFVMLRPVNWGFELVTARPFSISTLNDNSLTVFIQVLGRGTERLLDLKIGDAVTVWGPLGTGFATEPNTSTLILAGGVGLAPFVGYIRQHPTPNKIRLEFCHRLPVTCYPFDTLAEKVHADSHQELSVEDREPIFKHLEDIIQSYAANNGLILACGPTPFLKRIQELASKYKARCQLSVETRMACGVGACLGCVVEATGKGKIQTETGKLQACMHGPVFWADEIDFNPKNGEAL, from the coding sequence ATGATGAACACACAAGCTTGTCAAGAATTAAAAGTTTTAGATTTGGTACAGTTTGGTCAAAATAGTGGGGGTGCCAAGTTTTTTGCCTTGCGTCTTTCTAGCCCCCTTCAGGGAACCCAGCCTCAGGGAACCTCATCTCAGGCAAATCAGCCTCAGGCGGGTAATGTTTGGGAAAAATGGAAACCCGGGCAATTTGTTATGTTACGCCCCGTTAATTGGGGTTTTGAGCTTGTTACCGCACGCCCTTTTAGTATAAGCACTTTAAATGATAATAGTTTGACTGTTTTTATTCAAGTTTTGGGGCGTGGAACCGAGCGACTTCTCGACTTAAAAATCGGTGATGCAGTAACGGTTTGGGGCCCTTTAGGTACGGGCTTTGCCACAGAGCCGAATACGTCAACCCTTATTTTAGCGGGTGGCGTCGGTTTAGCTCCTTTTGTCGGATATATTCGCCAACACCCAACCCCAAATAAAATACGTCTTGAGTTTTGCCATCGCTTGCCCGTAACTTGTTATCCCTTTGATACTCTTGCGGAAAAGGTTCATGCGGATAGCCACCAAGAATTAAGCGTTGAAGACAGAGAACCGATTTTTAAACACTTGGAAGATATTATTCAAAGTTATGCGGCTAATAACGGGCTTATTTTAGCTTGTGGGCCTACGCCGTTTTTAAAACGTATTCAAGAGTTGGCAAGTAAATATAAGGCTCGTTGTCAACTTTCAGTAGAAACACGTATGGCTTGCGGAGTCGGAGCTTGTCTTGGTTGTGTTGTTGAAGCAACAGGAAAAGGCAAGATTCAAACGGAAACCGGAAAACTTCAAGCGTGTATGCACGGCCCTGTTTTTTGGGCTGATGAAATTGATTTTAACCCTAAGAATGGTGAGGCGTTGTAA
- a CDS encoding dihydroorotate dehydrogenase produces the protein MDLQVKLPFLTLKNPILSASGTFGYGLEFNKYGDISELGGVIVKGLSLKPRPGNPMPRIAESACGMLNAIGLQNCGVEAFINKKLKYLPYNEVPIIANIYANSESDFSELADILAREEGIAAIEVNISCPNVHEGGILFGQDPVQAAKVTAAVKKKAGEKPVIVKLSPNVTDITVIARAVEDAGADIISCINTLSGMAVDLKTRKPRLANIIGGLSGPAIKPVALRCVWQVCKAVKIPVIAIGGIVTAEDVLEFIMVGASAVQIGTANFMRPDLIFGLPKQVKTLGESLGLSSLAELRNSLSV, from the coding sequence ATGGACTTACAAGTAAAATTACCTTTTTTAACGCTTAAAAACCCTATTTTGAGTGCTTCGGGAACTTTTGGTTATGGGCTTGAATTTAATAAATATGGTGATATAAGCGAACTTGGCGGAGTTATCGTTAAGGGGCTTTCTTTAAAACCACGCCCCGGAAACCCAATGCCACGTATTGCCGAAAGTGCTTGCGGAATGCTAAATGCAATAGGTTTGCAAAATTGCGGGGTCGAGGCTTTTATCAATAAAAAGTTAAAATATTTGCCTTATAACGAAGTTCCGATTATCGCAAATATTTATGCAAATTCAGAATCAGATTTTTCGGAACTTGCTGATATTTTGGCAAGGGAAGAAGGAATCGCCGCTATTGAAGTAAATATTTCCTGCCCTAATGTTCACGAGGGCGGAATTTTATTTGGTCAAGACCCGGTTCAGGCGGCGAAAGTAACAGCCGCCGTTAAGAAAAAAGCCGGCGAAAAACCGGTTATTGTAAAACTTTCACCAAACGTTACCGATATTACCGTAATCGCTCGTGCCGTTGAAGATGCCGGTGCGGATATAATTTCTTGTATAAATACTTTATCGGGAATGGCGGTTGATCTAAAAACTCGTAAACCTCGCCTTGCCAATATCATTGGTGGTTTATCCGGTCCTGCGATTAAGCCTGTTGCCCTGCGTTGTGTTTGGCAGGTTTGCAAGGCTGTGAAAATTCCTGTTATTGCTATAGGCGGAATAGTTACGGCGGAAGATGTTCTTGAATTTATTATGGTTGGTGCATCAGCCGTACAAATCGGAACTGCTAACTTTATGCGCCCTGATTTAATATTTGGTTTACCCAAACAAGTTAAAACTTTGGGGGAAAGCCTTGGCTTAAGCTCTTTGGCAGAATTGAGAAACAGCCTTAGTGTTTAA
- a CDS encoding efflux RND transporter permease subunit, which yields MAKFFIERPIFAWVIAISIMLVGVLAIYNLPVAQYPNIAPPTIEINAYYPGASAQTVGDTVVQVIEQQMNGLDNLQYMSSTSDSSGEAKVTLTFKAGTNADIAQVQVQNKLQLAMPLLPSQVQQQGIRVSKAASSFLLVIGFVSVDNSMDGFDLADYVISNVKDPLSRVNGVGDVTVFGSQYAMRIWLNPDKLASYSLMPSDVEQAVLAQNAQVSAGQLGGAPAVKGQQLNVTITAQTKLQTVDEFKNIILRVNPDGSTVFLKDVARVEIGAESYDVLTRFDNAPATGMAIRLAAGANALNTADAVRDKLDEMKKFFPHGMEIVTVLDTTPFVRIAINEVVKTLLEAIVLVFLVMYLFLQNFRATLIPTLAVPVVLLGTFAVLAAFGFSINTLTMFAMVLAIGLLVDDAIVVVENVERIMSEEGLSPKEATKKSMGQITGALVGVAMVLTTVFIPMAFFSGSTGIIYKQFSITIVAAMVLSVIVAIVFTPALCATMLKPTKKGHGYATTGFFGVFNRYFDAFNRVYIRIVGGMFPRWVRSLGLYLVIIGALSVLFIRLPTSFLPEEDQGFLFTLVILPSGSTQEHTARVLEQVSSHYLTAEKDAVASALSVNGFSFAGNGQSMGMVFVRLKDWSERKSPELSAAAVAGRVNMNLSQIKDAMVYSVPPPAIMELSHATGFTLELQDRASLGHEELVKAWRMLKELIEEDARIKKKNGEAPIIGGIRRNGQDDTSQYSINVDVQKAGAFGLSLGDINHTIGSALGGNYINDFLDRGRTKKVFMQADAPFRMLPEDLNKWYVRNMKGDMVAFPSFASTAWGYGPPRLERYNGFPAMQIEGGATPGFSSGIAMLTMEKFVKQLPNGIGFEWTGMSFEEKNAGAQAPMLYAISLIFVFLCLAALYESWSIPLAVMLVVPLGVFGSVLAMTLRGLSNDVYFQVGLLTTVGLSAKNAILIVEFAKELFEQGRSLSEAALEAARMRLRPILMTSFAFMLGVLPLVISSGAGSGAQNALGTGVFGGMLSATVLAIFFVPLFFVLVEKLFDPKLRDKENTD from the coding sequence ATGGCAAAGTTTTTTATTGAGCGTCCTATTTTTGCATGGGTTATCGCAATTTCTATTATGCTTGTTGGGGTTTTGGCTATTTATAACTTACCCGTTGCCCAATATCCAAATATTGCACCGCCAACGATTGAAATTAATGCCTATTATCCGGGGGCTTCGGCTCAAACCGTTGGTGATACTGTTGTTCAGGTGATTGAACAGCAAATGAACGGGCTTGATAACCTTCAGTATATGTCATCAACCAGTGATTCAAGCGGTGAGGCAAAGGTTACTTTAACTTTTAAAGCCGGTACAAACGCTGATATTGCTCAAGTTCAGGTGCAAAATAAACTTCAACTTGCTATGCCCCTATTACCGTCTCAGGTTCAACAACAAGGAATTCGTGTAAGTAAAGCGGCCTCAAGTTTTTTATTGGTTATTGGTTTTGTTTCTGTTGATAACAGCATGGACGGCTTTGATTTGGCTGATTATGTTATATCAAACGTTAAAGACCCTCTTTCTCGAGTCAACGGGGTGGGTGATGTTACGGTTTTTGGTTCTCAATATGCCATGCGTATTTGGCTTAACCCTGATAAATTAGCAAGTTACAGTTTGATGCCGAGTGATGTGGAACAAGCTGTTTTAGCTCAAAACGCTCAAGTTTCTGCCGGACAATTAGGTGGTGCCCCTGCGGTTAAAGGGCAACAGCTTAACGTTACTATTACGGCTCAAACAAAATTGCAAACTGTTGATGAATTTAAAAATATTATTCTTAGAGTTAACCCCGATGGTTCGACTGTCTTTCTTAAAGATGTGGCGAGGGTTGAAATCGGTGCAGAAAGCTATGATGTTCTTACACGCTTTGATAATGCACCGGCAACCGGTATGGCAATCAGGCTTGCTGCGGGTGCAAACGCTTTAAATACGGCTGATGCAGTAAGAGACAAGCTAGACGAGATGAAAAAGTTTTTTCCTCACGGAATGGAAATTGTTACTGTTTTAGATACAACGCCGTTTGTAAGAATCGCAATTAATGAAGTTGTTAAAACATTGTTGGAAGCAATTGTTTTGGTTTTCTTAGTTATGTATTTGTTTTTACAAAACTTTAGGGCGACTTTAATTCCTACTTTAGCTGTTCCCGTTGTTTTACTCGGTACTTTTGCTGTTTTGGCGGCTTTTGGATTTTCGATCAATACATTAACCATGTTTGCGATGGTACTTGCTATTGGACTTTTGGTCGATGATGCCATTGTTGTTGTTGAAAACGTTGAACGGATTATGTCGGAAGAAGGTTTATCGCCCAAAGAGGCAACCAAAAAATCTATGGGTCAGATTACCGGAGCTTTAGTCGGTGTTGCCATGGTTTTAACCACAGTATTTATACCGATGGCATTTTTTAGCGGTTCAACGGGGATAATTTATAAACAGTTTTCTATTACCATTGTTGCGGCTATGGTTCTTTCGGTTATTGTTGCGATTGTTTTTACGCCTGCCTTGTGTGCAACCATGTTAAAACCGACTAAAAAGGGTCATGGTTACGCCACAACGGGATTTTTTGGCGTGTTTAACCGCTATTTTGATGCTTTTAACAGGGTCTATATTCGTATTGTTGGCGGAATGTTTCCTCGTTGGGTACGTTCTTTGGGGCTTTATCTTGTGATTATTGGTGCTTTATCCGTCCTTTTTATACGCCTGCCCACTTCGTTTTTACCGGAAGAAGACCAAGGCTTTTTATTTACTTTGGTTATTTTACCTTCGGGTTCTACCCAAGAACATACGGCAAGAGTTTTGGAACAGGTATCTAGCCATTATCTTACGGCAGAAAAAGATGCCGTAGCATCAGCCTTATCGGTTAACGGTTTTAGCTTTGCCGGTAACGGACAAAGCATGGGCATGGTCTTTGTGCGTTTAAAAGACTGGAGCGAACGCAAAAGTCCTGAGCTTAGTGCTGCTGCTGTGGCTGGGCGAGTTAATATGAATCTTTCTCAAATAAAAGATGCTATGGTGTATTCTGTTCCGCCTCCGGCTATTATGGAACTTAGCCATGCAACCGGTTTTACTCTCGAGTTGCAAGATCGTGCTTCTTTGGGGCATGAAGAGCTCGTTAAGGCTTGGAGAATGCTTAAGGAGCTTATTGAAGAAGACGCTCGTATTAAAAAGAAAAACGGAGAGGCTCCGATTATTGGCGGTATTCGTAGAAACGGACAAGATGATACGTCTCAATACAGTATTAATGTTGATGTTCAAAAAGCCGGAGCTTTTGGTTTGTCTCTCGGTGATATTAACCATACTATAGGGTCAGCTCTTGGCGGAAACTATATTAACGATTTCTTGGACAGAGGGCGGACAAAAAAAGTATTTATGCAAGCTGATGCTCCGTTTCGTATGTTGCCGGAAGACCTAAATAAATGGTATGTGCGTAATATGAAAGGCGATATGGTGGCGTTTCCTTCTTTTGCGTCTACTGCGTGGGGTTATGGACCGCCACGTCTTGAGCGTTATAACGGTTTTCCTGCCATGCAAATTGAAGGTGGGGCGACTCCGGGCTTTAGTTCCGGTATTGCTATGCTCACAATGGAAAAATTTGTAAAACAATTGCCAAATGGTATAGGCTTTGAATGGACAGGTATGTCTTTTGAAGAAAAAAATGCGGGAGCTCAAGCCCCGATGCTTTATGCGATTTCTTTAATCTTCGTATTTTTATGTTTAGCCGCCTTATATGAAAGTTGGTCAATTCCTCTTGCGGTTATGTTGGTTGTTCCGCTTGGGGTATTCGGCTCGGTTTTGGCAATGACTTTAAGAGGGCTTAGTAACGACGTTTATTTCCAAGTTGGCTTGTTGACAACAGTTGGTTTATCGGCAAAGAACGCTATTTTGATTGTTGAATTTGCCAAAGAACTGTTTGAACAAGGACGTAGCTTGAGCGAAGCCGCTTTAGAAGCCGCCAGAATGCGCTTACGCCCGATTTTAATGACCTCTTTTGCCTTTATGCTTGGGGTTTTACCGCTTGTTATAAGTTCAGGAGCAGGTTCAGGAGCTCAAAATGCCCTCGGAACAGGTGTTTTTGGCGGTATGCTCTCGGCGACTGTTTTGGCGATTTTCTTTGTACCGTTGTTCTTTGTCTTGGTTGAAAAGTTATTTGATCCAAAACTAAGAGATAAAGAAAACACAGATTAG
- a CDS encoding C-GCAxxG-C-C family protein, with the protein MPIIEIAEKVHRLYWDVDMNCARTTMSCLSELFDLKIDKQTMNAAIGLHGAGCFRAQCGLVEGALMFIGIYLSEKGKTDQEISQACYLFAKQFTDKFGSLRCFDLRPNGFTENDPPHACESLSVESIFNTYQFIRHLP; encoded by the coding sequence ATGCCAATAATAGAGATTGCGGAAAAAGTTCACCGGTTATATTGGGACGTTGATATGAATTGTGCAAGAACAACAATGAGTTGCTTGAGTGAACTGTTTGATCTTAAAATAGATAAACAAACAATGAATGCGGCTATTGGGCTGCATGGAGCGGGATGTTTCAGGGCTCAATGCGGTTTAGTTGAAGGTGCATTAATGTTTATTGGGATCTATTTATCTGAAAAAGGGAAAACAGATCAAGAAATTTCACAAGCTTGTTATCTTTTTGCTAAACAATTTACAGATAAGTTTGGCTCTCTACGTTGTTTTGACTTGCGACCAAACGGATTTACAGAAAATGACCCTCCACACGCTTGTGAGTCTTTGAGCGTTGAGAGTATTTTTAACACATATCAGTTTATCAGACACTTGCCATAA
- a CDS encoding ankyrin repeat domain-containing protein, translating into MLKRVLILVSALFLNLLFSVVAFTIDNSEFLRLCETGTLEEVEKAIKNGADLNARDRFGKVDRPLMFFAVRNKNSAVVTALIKAGADVNARDENNNTALINMTLNTSNLPIIKELIRGGADVNAANNKGITALMTPAQYHSDPDVIKELIKAGANVNAKDKTGSTPLMMAVNNTSPSSNDAVIKELIKAGADVNAEGKRGITALVIASGKRSSPDALKELVKAGADVNAGKDGNITALMSAAYENPNTVIIEELLKLGADVNAKDGFGKTALMYASEHNSYPPVITALIKAGSEVNASAKYDTGRTALMYAVQLNSNPNIFKELLKNGADVHATNNLGQTVLMTATYGFANSEIILELLKVGVDVNVKDKYDNTALMSATLNQHHDAVTALIKAGADVNAKNKDGVTALMNVNASNPEIMIPELLKAGADINAKDKYGNTALAIAKIKNNKYAIEELIKAGAKF; encoded by the coding sequence ATGTTGAAACGTGTTCTAATTCTAGTTTCTGCATTATTTTTAAATCTTTTATTTTCTGTTGTGGCTTTTACTATTGATAATTCAGAGTTTTTGCGATTGTGTGAAACAGGCACTTTGGAAGAAGTTGAAAAAGCTATAAAAAACGGGGCTGATTTAAACGCTAGAGATAGATTTGGCAAGGTGGATAGACCTTTGATGTTTTTTGCTGTACGCAATAAAAATTCTGCTGTAGTAACAGCCCTTATTAAAGCCGGAGCTGATGTTAATGCTAGAGACGAAAATAATAACACTGCTTTAATAAATATGACTCTAAACACTTCCAATCTTCCTATTATCAAGGAACTTATTAGAGGCGGGGCTGATGTGAATGCTGCAAACAATAAAGGTATAACTGCTTTAATGACTCCTGCTCAATATCATTCCGATCCTGACGTTATCAAAGAGCTGATTAAAGCTGGAGCTAATGTTAATGCCAAAGATAAAACGGGTAGCACACCTTTAATGATGGCAGTTAATAACACTTCGCCTAGCTCAAACGATGCTGTAATTAAAGAACTTATCAAAGCAGGCGCTGATGTTAATGCTGAAGGCAAGAGAGGTATAACGGCCTTGGTGATTGCTTCCGGAAAACGCTCAAGCCCTGATGCATTAAAAGAGCTTGTTAAAGCAGGAGCTGATGTCAATGCGGGAAAGGACGGAAATATAACTGCTTTGATGTCTGCAGCCTATGAGAACCCAAACACAGTTATTATTGAAGAACTCCTTAAACTCGGTGCTGATGTTAATGCTAAAGATGGATTTGGTAAGACGGCTTTAATGTATGCATCTGAACACAACTCATATCCTCCAGTGATCACAGCACTTATAAAAGCCGGCTCTGAGGTTAATGCAAGTGCTAAATATGATACTGGCAGGACAGCTTTGATGTACGCTGTTCAACTTAACTCAAACCCCAACATTTTCAAAGAGCTTCTTAAGAACGGGGCTGATGTGCACGCTACAAACAACTTAGGTCAGACTGTCCTGATGACGGCGACTTATGGATTTGCCAATTCTGAAATAATATTAGAACTCCTTAAAGTCGGAGTTGACGTAAACGTTAAAGACAAATATGACAACACGGCTTTGATGTCAGCTACCTTGAACCAGCATCATGATGCAGTAACAGCCCTTATAAAAGCCGGGGCTGATGTTAATGCTAAAAATAAAGATGGAGTGACGGCTTTAATGAATGTAAATGCTTCAAACCCAGAAATAATGATTCCAGAACTCCTCAAAGCGGGTGCTGATATAAACGCTAAAGATAAATATGGTAACACAGCTTTAGCTATAGCCAAAATAAAAAATAACAAATATGCAATAGAAGAGTTAATTAAAGCCGGGGCTAAGTTTTAA
- a CDS encoding biotin/lipoyl-binding protein: MFGSKEKIGHSLSIFIIVLAVILAGYVFWYTTKNPRTDDAYIWAETITVSPEVSGSVKEIFIENNQLVQKGQLLFSLNSEIYELKVAQAKSQLATLEEQLLLANEAQNSSVQTNYGSLISIEKALVNLKLANEHLVRQEILNEQGLVTKESVQEAQKNKKEAELVYQRALASGTKNKKETDTGRNTLEAQLETARIDLKAAQKRLKDTQIIAPFDGKVGNIKIAVGEYVNIAQPVFTLINTNNWYVIANFRETELKNIQPNDPVTVYVMTNNNHPLKGIVQSIDWGVLPETYKTDEIGLPRVSRSLNWVRVAQKFPVRILIKDPPLELMRVGGSASVIIHPEK, translated from the coding sequence ATGTTTGGTTCAAAAGAAAAAATCGGACACAGCTTATCGATTTTTATTATTGTTTTGGCTGTTATTTTGGCAGGCTATGTTTTTTGGTATACAACTAAAAACCCGCGTACCGATGATGCCTATATTTGGGCAGAAACAATCACTGTTTCGCCAGAGGTTAGCGGAAGCGTAAAAGAAATTTTTATTGAAAACAATCAATTGGTTCAAAAAGGGCAATTATTGTTCAGCCTCAACTCTGAAATCTATGAACTTAAAGTAGCACAGGCAAAATCTCAACTTGCTACCCTAGAAGAACAGTTGTTGTTGGCAAACGAAGCTCAAAACTCAAGCGTACAAACAAATTACGGTTCTCTAATCAGTATAGAAAAGGCGTTAGTCAACTTAAAGCTTGCCAATGAACACTTAGTTCGCCAAGAAATTCTCAATGAACAAGGGTTAGTAACCAAAGAAAGCGTACAAGAAGCTCAAAAAAACAAAAAAGAGGCAGAGTTGGTTTATCAACGAGCCTTAGCAAGCGGTACAAAAAATAAAAAAGAAACAGATACGGGACGCAACACTCTTGAAGCTCAACTTGAAACAGCCAGAATAGATTTAAAAGCGGCTCAAAAAAGATTAAAAGATACTCAAATTATCGCCCCTTTTGACGGAAAAGTCGGCAATATAAAAATTGCGGTAGGTGAATACGTTAACATCGCTCAACCTGTGTTTACCTTGATAAACACCAATAACTGGTATGTTATCGCCAATTTCAGAGAAACAGAACTAAAAAATATACAGCCCAACGACCCTGTTACCGTTTATGTTATGACCAACAACAATCACCCCTTAAAAGGTATTGTGCAAAGCATTGATTGGGGCGTACTTCCCGAAACATATAAAACAGATGAAATCGGTTTACCTCGTGTTTCTCGTTCTCTTAACTGGGTTAGAGTCGCACAAAAATTTCCTGTCAGAATTTTAATAAAAGACCCCCCGCTTGAACTTATGCGAGTCGGTGGATCAGCTTCAGTAATTATCCACCCGGAAAAGTAA